Proteins from a single region of Xiphophorus maculatus strain JP 163 A chromosome 22, X_maculatus-5.0-male, whole genome shotgun sequence:
- the LOC102218574 gene encoding integral membrane protein GPR155-like isoform X3 — MESGNNYVFIHGKNISHNTLAGSAAGPHMSIDKLFPALLECFGIILCGYIAGRADMITESQAKGLGNFVSKFALPALLFKNMVLLDFGDVIWAFLWSVLVAKVTVFVLVCVLTLIVASPDNRYSKAGLYAIFATQSNDFALGYPIVDALYRSTYPEYLQYIYLVAPVSLMLLNPIGFALCEVQRWRQASHLQHRSLGILGIVVLQVLKNPIVFMVIVGIISHFALGERIPFVLSEFIDGLANSFGGAALFYLGLTMVGQLRKLTRDTGVALILLITAKLLVMPLVCKDMVDILDVGVNSTSPNHTSLSNFAFLYGVFPTAPSVAIYAVHYNMELEVVTSGMVISTFLSAPIMYVSAWLLTIPFMDPSPLVAELENVSFNISIISLIGLVWTIAVMLLSRKFNQLPHLFVLNLFLAQFLVCVSMILWNFLVKQEDNFLSKVLTFTLLYGSLYSTYIWTGLIPLCLALTNRDDLLRLRPGLFMAVGWGIPFVMVGLLLISGERTETLDSAFFYGRAQIISSAVVLGVSLALGAVSLMGLSQGDREQIGYEALSRAAVSGINDELRAPADLEDQQQQQEVTSTNSPTCSINSRDFHNISPLQTRPDMMANTQSEHANSTGHSGAPCDGQQPSSSDSEQPLDLPPPGLQNSDDKQTVRHVLLCLLLSVSLLANLSSCLWWLFNKDPGRLYLELQFFCAVANYGQGFLSFGIFGLDKHLIIVPFKKRFLSLWHSRDGEDPSPSAVPEDVRLTCTQFVRYHKDQCVQDIVHTHSGSGESVNALAGESFL; from the exons ATGGAGTCTGGCAACAACTATGTGTTCATCCATGGGAAGAACATCTCCCACAACACGTTGGCTGGCTCCGCTGCGGGACCCCACATGTCCATTGACAAGCTGTTTCCGGCTCTCCTTGAGTGCTTTGGAATAATTCTGTGTGGTTACATAGCTGGACG GGCTGACATGATCACGGAGAGCCAGGCAAAGGGTTTGGGGAACTTTGTCTCTAAATTCGCTCTTCCTGCTTTGCTCTTTAAAAACATGGTCCTGTTGGATTTTGGAGACGTCATTTGGGCTTTTCTTTGGAGTGTCTTGGTAGCAAAG GTTACGGTGTTTGTACTGGTGTGTGTGCTGACGCTGATTGTGGCCAGTCCAGACAATAGATATAGCAAGGCTGGTCTCTATGCCATCTTTGCTACCCAGAGTAATGACTTTGCCTTGGGATATCCAATTG TCGACGCTTTGTATCGAAGCACGTACCCAGAATACCTGCAGTACATCTACCTAGTCGCCCCGGTTTCCCTCATGCTCCTCAACCCCATCGGCTTTGCTCTCTGTGAGGTGCAAAGGTGGAGGCAGGCCAGCCATCTGCAACACCGTAGTCTTGGCATTCTGGGAATTGTAGTTTTACAG GTGTTGAAGAACCCAATAGTGTTCATGGTGATAGTGGGAATCATCTCTCATTTTGCCCTGGGAGAACGGATCCCCTTCGTTCTTTCTGAGTTCATAGACGGCCTGGCCAACTCCTTTGGAGGAGCAGCATTGTTTTACCTTGGCCTCACTATG GTCGGCCAGCTAAGAAAACTAACCAGAGACACTGGAGTTGCCCTGATTCTCCTCATAACAGCCAAACT CCTGGTAATGCCGTTGGTCTGCAAAGACATGGTGGACATCTTGGACGTCGGGGTGAACAGCACAAGCCCGAACCACACCAGTTTATCCAATTTTGCTTTTCTCTACGGAGTCTTTCCAACTGCACCAAGCGTGGCTATATATGCCGTCCACTACAACATGGAGCTGGAGGTG GTGACGTCAGGGATGGTGATTAGCACTTTTTTGTCGGCTCCGATCATGTACGTGTCGGCCTGGTTGTTGACCATTCCTTTCATGGACCCTAGCCCCCTGGTGGCAGAGCTGGAAAACGTCAGCTTCAACATCAGCATCATCAGCCTCATAGGACTG GTCTGGACCATCGCTGTGATGTTGCTTAGCAGGAAATTTAATCAGCTCCCTCATCTATTCGTGTTGAACCTTTTCCTGGCTCAG TTCTTAGTGTGCGTTAGCATGATCCTGTGGAACTTCCTGGTGAAACAAGAAGATAATTTCCTCAGTAAAGTTCTCACCTTCACTCTATTGTACGGATCTCTGTACAGCACTTACATCTGGACAG GTTTAATCCCTCTGTGTCTGGCTCTGACTAACAGAGATGATCTGCTGAGACTCAGACCTGGGCTCTTCATGGCTGTGGGCTGGGG GATTCCCTTTGTGATGGTTGGACTCCTTCTCATATCAGGAGAAAGGACGGAAACCCTTGACTCTGCTTTCTTCTATGGCAGAGCTCAG ATAATCAGCTCTGCTGTGGTTCTGGGTGTGAGCCTGGCCCTCGGTGCTGTTTCTCTCATGGGTCTGAGCCAGGGGGACCGGGAGCAGATCGGGTACGAAGCCCTTAGTCGAGCTGCTGTCTCCGGCATCAACGACGAACTGAGGGCCCCTGCTGACCTGGaagatcaacagcagcagcaggaggtcaCCTCCACAAATTCTCCCACCTGCAGCATCAATTCAC GAGATTTCCACAACATTTCTCCTCTTCAGACCAGGCCTGACATGATGGCCAACACACAGAGTGAGCACGCTAACAGCACAG GCCACAGCGGGGCGCCGTGCGACGGACAGCAGCCGAGTTCATCGGACTCGGAGCAGCCACTGGATTTGCCACCTCCAGGTCTTCAGAACAGCGATGATAAGCAGACTGTGAGACACGTGTTGCTCTGTCTGCTGCTCAGCGTCAGTCTGCTGGCG AATCTATCCAGCTGTCTCTGGTGGCTGTTCAACAAAGATCCAGGCCGGCTTTACCtggagctgcagtttttctgtGCTGTGGCCAACTACGGGCAG GGTTTCCTTTCATTTGGAATATTTGGTCTGGATAAACACCTCATCATTGTGCCGTTCAAGAAGAG GTTTCTCAGCCTGTGGCACAGCCGAGACGGAGAGGATCCGAGTCCCTCTGCTGTGCCTGAGGACGTCCGACTCACCTGTACCCAGTTTGTCCGCTACCACAAAGACCAGTGTGTACAAGACATAGTACATACTCACAG TGGCTCAGGGGAGAGTGTGAATGCTTTGGCAGGTGAATCATTCCTCTGA
- the LOC102218574 gene encoding integral membrane protein GPR155-like isoform X2 has translation MESGNNYVFIHGKNISHNTLAGSAAGPHMSIDKLFPALLECFGIILCGYIAGRADMITESQAKGLGNFVSKFALPALLFKNMVLLDFGDVIWAFLWSVLVTVFVLVCVLTLIVASPDNRYSKAGLYAIFATQSNDFALGYPIVDALYRSTYPEYLQYIYLVAPVSLMLLNPIGFALCEVQRWRQASHLQHRSLGILGIVVLQVLKNPIVFMVIVGIISHFALGERIPFVLSEFIDGLANSFGGAALFYLGLTMVGQLRKLTRDTGVALILLITAKLLVMPLVCKDMVDILDVGVNSTSPNHTSLSNFAFLYGVFPTAPSVAIYAVHYNMELEVVTSGMVISTFLSAPIMYVSAWLLTIPFMDPSPLVAELENVSFNISIISLIGLVWTIAVMLLSRKFNQLPHLFVLNLFLAQFLVCVSMILWNFLVKQEDNFLSKVLTFTLLYGSLYSTYIWTGLIPLCLALTNRDDLLRLRPGLFMAVGWGIPFVMVGLLLISGERTETLDSAFFYGRAQIISSAVVLGVSLALGAVSLMGLSQGDREQIGYEALSRAAVSGINDELRAPADLEDQQQQQEVTSTNSPTCSINSRDFHNISPLQTRPDMMANTQSEHANSTGHSGAPCDGQQPSSSDSEQPLDLPPPGLQNSDDKQTVRHVLLCLLLSVSLLANLSSCLWWLFNKDPGRLYLELQFFCAVANYGQGFLSFGIFGLDKHLIIVPFKKRFLSLWHSRDGEDPSPSAVPEDVRLTCTQFVRYHKDQCVQDIVHTHRFGGVKQENGIGRCLSHHSQYLNTNPQRHGKSQNLHWNYSPDKSCNQTSLPYNMEAPDEHLGYISTLQGHDDLYSSLPQSCVCEGVFRGSDLVDWLTEQGLCARWTEAKHYGVRLKREGEW, from the exons ATGGAGTCTGGCAACAACTATGTGTTCATCCATGGGAAGAACATCTCCCACAACACGTTGGCTGGCTCCGCTGCGGGACCCCACATGTCCATTGACAAGCTGTTTCCGGCTCTCCTTGAGTGCTTTGGAATAATTCTGTGTGGTTACATAGCTGGACG GGCTGACATGATCACGGAGAGCCAGGCAAAGGGTTTGGGGAACTTTGTCTCTAAATTCGCTCTTCCTGCTTTGCTCTTTAAAAACATGGTCCTGTTGGATTTTGGAGACGTCATTTGGGCTTTTCTTTGGAGTGTCTTG GTTACGGTGTTTGTACTGGTGTGTGTGCTGACGCTGATTGTGGCCAGTCCAGACAATAGATATAGCAAGGCTGGTCTCTATGCCATCTTTGCTACCCAGAGTAATGACTTTGCCTTGGGATATCCAATTG TCGACGCTTTGTATCGAAGCACGTACCCAGAATACCTGCAGTACATCTACCTAGTCGCCCCGGTTTCCCTCATGCTCCTCAACCCCATCGGCTTTGCTCTCTGTGAGGTGCAAAGGTGGAGGCAGGCCAGCCATCTGCAACACCGTAGTCTTGGCATTCTGGGAATTGTAGTTTTACAG GTGTTGAAGAACCCAATAGTGTTCATGGTGATAGTGGGAATCATCTCTCATTTTGCCCTGGGAGAACGGATCCCCTTCGTTCTTTCTGAGTTCATAGACGGCCTGGCCAACTCCTTTGGAGGAGCAGCATTGTTTTACCTTGGCCTCACTATG GTCGGCCAGCTAAGAAAACTAACCAGAGACACTGGAGTTGCCCTGATTCTCCTCATAACAGCCAAACT CCTGGTAATGCCGTTGGTCTGCAAAGACATGGTGGACATCTTGGACGTCGGGGTGAACAGCACAAGCCCGAACCACACCAGTTTATCCAATTTTGCTTTTCTCTACGGAGTCTTTCCAACTGCACCAAGCGTGGCTATATATGCCGTCCACTACAACATGGAGCTGGAGGTG GTGACGTCAGGGATGGTGATTAGCACTTTTTTGTCGGCTCCGATCATGTACGTGTCGGCCTGGTTGTTGACCATTCCTTTCATGGACCCTAGCCCCCTGGTGGCAGAGCTGGAAAACGTCAGCTTCAACATCAGCATCATCAGCCTCATAGGACTG GTCTGGACCATCGCTGTGATGTTGCTTAGCAGGAAATTTAATCAGCTCCCTCATCTATTCGTGTTGAACCTTTTCCTGGCTCAG TTCTTAGTGTGCGTTAGCATGATCCTGTGGAACTTCCTGGTGAAACAAGAAGATAATTTCCTCAGTAAAGTTCTCACCTTCACTCTATTGTACGGATCTCTGTACAGCACTTACATCTGGACAG GTTTAATCCCTCTGTGTCTGGCTCTGACTAACAGAGATGATCTGCTGAGACTCAGACCTGGGCTCTTCATGGCTGTGGGCTGGGG GATTCCCTTTGTGATGGTTGGACTCCTTCTCATATCAGGAGAAAGGACGGAAACCCTTGACTCTGCTTTCTTCTATGGCAGAGCTCAG ATAATCAGCTCTGCTGTGGTTCTGGGTGTGAGCCTGGCCCTCGGTGCTGTTTCTCTCATGGGTCTGAGCCAGGGGGACCGGGAGCAGATCGGGTACGAAGCCCTTAGTCGAGCTGCTGTCTCCGGCATCAACGACGAACTGAGGGCCCCTGCTGACCTGGaagatcaacagcagcagcaggaggtcaCCTCCACAAATTCTCCCACCTGCAGCATCAATTCAC GAGATTTCCACAACATTTCTCCTCTTCAGACCAGGCCTGACATGATGGCCAACACACAGAGTGAGCACGCTAACAGCACAG GCCACAGCGGGGCGCCGTGCGACGGACAGCAGCCGAGTTCATCGGACTCGGAGCAGCCACTGGATTTGCCACCTCCAGGTCTTCAGAACAGCGATGATAAGCAGACTGTGAGACACGTGTTGCTCTGTCTGCTGCTCAGCGTCAGTCTGCTGGCG AATCTATCCAGCTGTCTCTGGTGGCTGTTCAACAAAGATCCAGGCCGGCTTTACCtggagctgcagtttttctgtGCTGTGGCCAACTACGGGCAG GGTTTCCTTTCATTTGGAATATTTGGTCTGGATAAACACCTCATCATTGTGCCGTTCAAGAAGAG GTTTCTCAGCCTGTGGCACAGCCGAGACGGAGAGGATCCGAGTCCCTCTGCTGTGCCTGAGGACGTCCGACTCACCTGTACCCAGTTTGTCCGCTACCACAAAGACCAGTGTGTACAAGACATAGTACATACTCACAG GTTTGGAGGAGTGAAGCAGGAGAATGGAATTGGACGTTGCCTTTCCCATCATTCCCagtatttaaacacaaatcCTCAGAGACATGGCAAGTCACAGAATCTGCACTGGAATTACAGTCCAGACAAATCATGCAACCAAACTTCACTTCCTTACAACATGGAGGCTCCAGATGAACACCTTGGATACATTTCTACTCTTCAGGGACACGATGACCTCTATTCAAGCCTGCCCCAGTCCTGCGTCTGTGAAGGCGTCTTTCGAGGGAGTGACTTGGTGGACTGGCTAACGGAGCAAGGTTTGTGCGCCAGATGGACCGAAGCCAAACATTACGGCGTTCGTTTAAAGCGGGAGGGGGAGTGGTGA
- the LOC102218574 gene encoding integral membrane protein GPR155-like isoform X4 yields MLLNPIGFALCEVQRWRQASHLQHRSLGILGIVVLQVLKNPIVFMVIVGIISHFALGERIPFVLSEFIDGLANSFGGAALFYLGLTMVGQLRKLTRDTGVALILLITAKLLVMPLVCKDMVDILDVGVNSTSPNHTSLSNFAFLYGVFPTAPSVAIYAVHYNMELEVVTSGMVISTFLSAPIMYVSAWLLTIPFMDPSPLVAELENVSFNISIISLIGLVWTIAVMLLSRKFNQLPHLFVLNLFLAQFLVCVSMILWNFLVKQEDNFLSKVLTFTLLYGSLYSTYIWTGLIPLCLALTNRDDLLRLRPGLFMAVGWGIPFVMVGLLLISGERTETLDSAFFYGRAQIISSAVVLGVSLALGAVSLMGLSQGDREQIGYEALSRAAVSGINDELRAPADLEDQQQQQEVTSTNSPTCSINSRDFHNISPLQTRPDMMANTQSEHANSTGHSGAPCDGQQPSSSDSEQPLDLPPPGLQNSDDKQTVRHVLLCLLLSVSLLANLSSCLWWLFNKDPGRLYLELQFFCAVANYGQGFLSFGIFGLDKHLIIVPFKKRFLSLWHSRDGEDPSPSAVPEDVRLTCTQFVRYHKDQCVQDIVHTHRFGGVKQENGIGRCLSHHSQYLNTNPQRHGKSQNLHWNYSPDKSCNQTSLPYNMEAPDEHLGYISTLQGHDDLYSSLPQSCVCEGVFRGSDLVDWLTEQGLCARWTEAKHYGVRLKREGEW; encoded by the exons ATGCTCCTCAACCCCATCGGCTTTGCTCTCTGTGAGGTGCAAAGGTGGAGGCAGGCCAGCCATCTGCAACACCGTAGTCTTGGCATTCTGGGAATTGTAGTTTTACAG GTGTTGAAGAACCCAATAGTGTTCATGGTGATAGTGGGAATCATCTCTCATTTTGCCCTGGGAGAACGGATCCCCTTCGTTCTTTCTGAGTTCATAGACGGCCTGGCCAACTCCTTTGGAGGAGCAGCATTGTTTTACCTTGGCCTCACTATG GTCGGCCAGCTAAGAAAACTAACCAGAGACACTGGAGTTGCCCTGATTCTCCTCATAACAGCCAAACT CCTGGTAATGCCGTTGGTCTGCAAAGACATGGTGGACATCTTGGACGTCGGGGTGAACAGCACAAGCCCGAACCACACCAGTTTATCCAATTTTGCTTTTCTCTACGGAGTCTTTCCAACTGCACCAAGCGTGGCTATATATGCCGTCCACTACAACATGGAGCTGGAGGTG GTGACGTCAGGGATGGTGATTAGCACTTTTTTGTCGGCTCCGATCATGTACGTGTCGGCCTGGTTGTTGACCATTCCTTTCATGGACCCTAGCCCCCTGGTGGCAGAGCTGGAAAACGTCAGCTTCAACATCAGCATCATCAGCCTCATAGGACTG GTCTGGACCATCGCTGTGATGTTGCTTAGCAGGAAATTTAATCAGCTCCCTCATCTATTCGTGTTGAACCTTTTCCTGGCTCAG TTCTTAGTGTGCGTTAGCATGATCCTGTGGAACTTCCTGGTGAAACAAGAAGATAATTTCCTCAGTAAAGTTCTCACCTTCACTCTATTGTACGGATCTCTGTACAGCACTTACATCTGGACAG GTTTAATCCCTCTGTGTCTGGCTCTGACTAACAGAGATGATCTGCTGAGACTCAGACCTGGGCTCTTCATGGCTGTGGGCTGGGG GATTCCCTTTGTGATGGTTGGACTCCTTCTCATATCAGGAGAAAGGACGGAAACCCTTGACTCTGCTTTCTTCTATGGCAGAGCTCAG ATAATCAGCTCTGCTGTGGTTCTGGGTGTGAGCCTGGCCCTCGGTGCTGTTTCTCTCATGGGTCTGAGCCAGGGGGACCGGGAGCAGATCGGGTACGAAGCCCTTAGTCGAGCTGCTGTCTCCGGCATCAACGACGAACTGAGGGCCCCTGCTGACCTGGaagatcaacagcagcagcaggaggtcaCCTCCACAAATTCTCCCACCTGCAGCATCAATTCAC GAGATTTCCACAACATTTCTCCTCTTCAGACCAGGCCTGACATGATGGCCAACACACAGAGTGAGCACGCTAACAGCACAG GCCACAGCGGGGCGCCGTGCGACGGACAGCAGCCGAGTTCATCGGACTCGGAGCAGCCACTGGATTTGCCACCTCCAGGTCTTCAGAACAGCGATGATAAGCAGACTGTGAGACACGTGTTGCTCTGTCTGCTGCTCAGCGTCAGTCTGCTGGCG AATCTATCCAGCTGTCTCTGGTGGCTGTTCAACAAAGATCCAGGCCGGCTTTACCtggagctgcagtttttctgtGCTGTGGCCAACTACGGGCAG GGTTTCCTTTCATTTGGAATATTTGGTCTGGATAAACACCTCATCATTGTGCCGTTCAAGAAGAG GTTTCTCAGCCTGTGGCACAGCCGAGACGGAGAGGATCCGAGTCCCTCTGCTGTGCCTGAGGACGTCCGACTCACCTGTACCCAGTTTGTCCGCTACCACAAAGACCAGTGTGTACAAGACATAGTACATACTCACAG GTTTGGAGGAGTGAAGCAGGAGAATGGAATTGGACGTTGCCTTTCCCATCATTCCCagtatttaaacacaaatcCTCAGAGACATGGCAAGTCACAGAATCTGCACTGGAATTACAGTCCAGACAAATCATGCAACCAAACTTCACTTCCTTACAACATGGAGGCTCCAGATGAACACCTTGGATACATTTCTACTCTTCAGGGACACGATGACCTCTATTCAAGCCTGCCCCAGTCCTGCGTCTGTGAAGGCGTCTTTCGAGGGAGTGACTTGGTGGACTGGCTAACGGAGCAAGGTTTGTGCGCCAGATGGACCGAAGCCAAACATTACGGCGTTCGTTTAAAGCGGGAGGGGGAGTGGTGA
- the LOC102218574 gene encoding integral membrane protein GPR155-like isoform X1, with product MESGNNYVFIHGKNISHNTLAGSAAGPHMSIDKLFPALLECFGIILCGYIAGRADMITESQAKGLGNFVSKFALPALLFKNMVLLDFGDVIWAFLWSVLVAKVTVFVLVCVLTLIVASPDNRYSKAGLYAIFATQSNDFALGYPIVDALYRSTYPEYLQYIYLVAPVSLMLLNPIGFALCEVQRWRQASHLQHRSLGILGIVVLQVLKNPIVFMVIVGIISHFALGERIPFVLSEFIDGLANSFGGAALFYLGLTMVGQLRKLTRDTGVALILLITAKLLVMPLVCKDMVDILDVGVNSTSPNHTSLSNFAFLYGVFPTAPSVAIYAVHYNMELEVVTSGMVISTFLSAPIMYVSAWLLTIPFMDPSPLVAELENVSFNISIISLIGLVWTIAVMLLSRKFNQLPHLFVLNLFLAQFLVCVSMILWNFLVKQEDNFLSKVLTFTLLYGSLYSTYIWTGLIPLCLALTNRDDLLRLRPGLFMAVGWGIPFVMVGLLLISGERTETLDSAFFYGRAQIISSAVVLGVSLALGAVSLMGLSQGDREQIGYEALSRAAVSGINDELRAPADLEDQQQQQEVTSTNSPTCSINSRDFHNISPLQTRPDMMANTQSEHANSTGHSGAPCDGQQPSSSDSEQPLDLPPPGLQNSDDKQTVRHVLLCLLLSVSLLANLSSCLWWLFNKDPGRLYLELQFFCAVANYGQGFLSFGIFGLDKHLIIVPFKKRFLSLWHSRDGEDPSPSAVPEDVRLTCTQFVRYHKDQCVQDIVHTHRFGGVKQENGIGRCLSHHSQYLNTNPQRHGKSQNLHWNYSPDKSCNQTSLPYNMEAPDEHLGYISTLQGHDDLYSSLPQSCVCEGVFRGSDLVDWLTEQGLCARWTEAKHYGVRLKREGEW from the exons ATGGAGTCTGGCAACAACTATGTGTTCATCCATGGGAAGAACATCTCCCACAACACGTTGGCTGGCTCCGCTGCGGGACCCCACATGTCCATTGACAAGCTGTTTCCGGCTCTCCTTGAGTGCTTTGGAATAATTCTGTGTGGTTACATAGCTGGACG GGCTGACATGATCACGGAGAGCCAGGCAAAGGGTTTGGGGAACTTTGTCTCTAAATTCGCTCTTCCTGCTTTGCTCTTTAAAAACATGGTCCTGTTGGATTTTGGAGACGTCATTTGGGCTTTTCTTTGGAGTGTCTTGGTAGCAAAG GTTACGGTGTTTGTACTGGTGTGTGTGCTGACGCTGATTGTGGCCAGTCCAGACAATAGATATAGCAAGGCTGGTCTCTATGCCATCTTTGCTACCCAGAGTAATGACTTTGCCTTGGGATATCCAATTG TCGACGCTTTGTATCGAAGCACGTACCCAGAATACCTGCAGTACATCTACCTAGTCGCCCCGGTTTCCCTCATGCTCCTCAACCCCATCGGCTTTGCTCTCTGTGAGGTGCAAAGGTGGAGGCAGGCCAGCCATCTGCAACACCGTAGTCTTGGCATTCTGGGAATTGTAGTTTTACAG GTGTTGAAGAACCCAATAGTGTTCATGGTGATAGTGGGAATCATCTCTCATTTTGCCCTGGGAGAACGGATCCCCTTCGTTCTTTCTGAGTTCATAGACGGCCTGGCCAACTCCTTTGGAGGAGCAGCATTGTTTTACCTTGGCCTCACTATG GTCGGCCAGCTAAGAAAACTAACCAGAGACACTGGAGTTGCCCTGATTCTCCTCATAACAGCCAAACT CCTGGTAATGCCGTTGGTCTGCAAAGACATGGTGGACATCTTGGACGTCGGGGTGAACAGCACAAGCCCGAACCACACCAGTTTATCCAATTTTGCTTTTCTCTACGGAGTCTTTCCAACTGCACCAAGCGTGGCTATATATGCCGTCCACTACAACATGGAGCTGGAGGTG GTGACGTCAGGGATGGTGATTAGCACTTTTTTGTCGGCTCCGATCATGTACGTGTCGGCCTGGTTGTTGACCATTCCTTTCATGGACCCTAGCCCCCTGGTGGCAGAGCTGGAAAACGTCAGCTTCAACATCAGCATCATCAGCCTCATAGGACTG GTCTGGACCATCGCTGTGATGTTGCTTAGCAGGAAATTTAATCAGCTCCCTCATCTATTCGTGTTGAACCTTTTCCTGGCTCAG TTCTTAGTGTGCGTTAGCATGATCCTGTGGAACTTCCTGGTGAAACAAGAAGATAATTTCCTCAGTAAAGTTCTCACCTTCACTCTATTGTACGGATCTCTGTACAGCACTTACATCTGGACAG GTTTAATCCCTCTGTGTCTGGCTCTGACTAACAGAGATGATCTGCTGAGACTCAGACCTGGGCTCTTCATGGCTGTGGGCTGGGG GATTCCCTTTGTGATGGTTGGACTCCTTCTCATATCAGGAGAAAGGACGGAAACCCTTGACTCTGCTTTCTTCTATGGCAGAGCTCAG ATAATCAGCTCTGCTGTGGTTCTGGGTGTGAGCCTGGCCCTCGGTGCTGTTTCTCTCATGGGTCTGAGCCAGGGGGACCGGGAGCAGATCGGGTACGAAGCCCTTAGTCGAGCTGCTGTCTCCGGCATCAACGACGAACTGAGGGCCCCTGCTGACCTGGaagatcaacagcagcagcaggaggtcaCCTCCACAAATTCTCCCACCTGCAGCATCAATTCAC GAGATTTCCACAACATTTCTCCTCTTCAGACCAGGCCTGACATGATGGCCAACACACAGAGTGAGCACGCTAACAGCACAG GCCACAGCGGGGCGCCGTGCGACGGACAGCAGCCGAGTTCATCGGACTCGGAGCAGCCACTGGATTTGCCACCTCCAGGTCTTCAGAACAGCGATGATAAGCAGACTGTGAGACACGTGTTGCTCTGTCTGCTGCTCAGCGTCAGTCTGCTGGCG AATCTATCCAGCTGTCTCTGGTGGCTGTTCAACAAAGATCCAGGCCGGCTTTACCtggagctgcagtttttctgtGCTGTGGCCAACTACGGGCAG GGTTTCCTTTCATTTGGAATATTTGGTCTGGATAAACACCTCATCATTGTGCCGTTCAAGAAGAG GTTTCTCAGCCTGTGGCACAGCCGAGACGGAGAGGATCCGAGTCCCTCTGCTGTGCCTGAGGACGTCCGACTCACCTGTACCCAGTTTGTCCGCTACCACAAAGACCAGTGTGTACAAGACATAGTACATACTCACAG GTTTGGAGGAGTGAAGCAGGAGAATGGAATTGGACGTTGCCTTTCCCATCATTCCCagtatttaaacacaaatcCTCAGAGACATGGCAAGTCACAGAATCTGCACTGGAATTACAGTCCAGACAAATCATGCAACCAAACTTCACTTCCTTACAACATGGAGGCTCCAGATGAACACCTTGGATACATTTCTACTCTTCAGGGACACGATGACCTCTATTCAAGCCTGCCCCAGTCCTGCGTCTGTGAAGGCGTCTTTCGAGGGAGTGACTTGGTGGACTGGCTAACGGAGCAAGGTTTGTGCGCCAGATGGACCGAAGCCAAACATTACGGCGTTCGTTTAAAGCGGGAGGGGGAGTGGTGA